One segment of Sander vitreus isolate 19-12246 chromosome 20, sanVit1, whole genome shotgun sequence DNA contains the following:
- the fbxo33 gene encoding F-box only protein 33 translates to MALCGGVGAMALPSELIVHIFSFLSDRDKLRASAVCSRWRECLFYPALWTELKLRIGGGCNGGGSSSSSSSEETPRLEFLMRKFGSFVRELQLELAPVEGYLSPLNNNPSSTRMDQPDSDPQLSQRWRDAMATYLDQVLCVFSSIRNNRNLRKLSLYGDTCVLQQEGLLDSSHLHQIHQGDKKINEVQQLFMELLSNSRQLRWLSCSFMLGLVTPCSLACLSNPSAETLQHLSLLDHQLGPLISPSELDRLSNLHSLALDFSDLTSELCGLLASPRRTPLHRISLLLNGAALEFKPLEGTATEDDWKALIRVSANLRVYIMALEVNSSELLRVLKPSLPLERLHLDSYSTLVTDATLELISQQYNKTLTHFLLLRDDPDFPDLSINRNEDPLVLLAWRCTQLAVLVIHGYTVWAHNLVAISRLRGSNLRVLTISEESIDFDPDQAVCMDGDPVHNLVKEVSLGLARVWHPCLDSSLVLSEPTHHFHHELHSFSMGM, encoded by the exons ATGGCTCTGTGCGGGGGTGTCGGAGCCATGGCTTTGCCTAGCGAGCTTATCGTCCACATATTTTCCTTTCTGTCCGACCGAGACAAGCTCCGGGCCTCGGCCGTGTGTTCACGATGGAGGGAGTGTCTCTTCTACCCAGCGCTGTGGACCGAGCTCAAATTGCGGATAGGTGGTGGTTGTAACGGCGGCggctccagctccagctccagctccgAGGAGACCCCGAGGCTGGAGTTCCTCATGCGTAAATTCGGTTCCTTCGTGCGGGAGCTGCAACTGGAACTCGCACCGGTGGAAGGCTACCTTAGTCCTCTAAACAACAACCCGTCGTCCACCAGGATGGACCAGCCCGATAGCGACCCGCAGCTCTCCCAGCGATGGAGAGACGCCATGGCCACCTACTTGGACcaggtgttgtgtgtgttctccagCATCCGCAACAACAG aAACCTGCGGAAGCTGAGTCTGTATGGAGACACCTGTGTTCTCCAGCAGGAGGGACTATTGGACAGCTCCCACCTGCACCAAATTCACCAGGGGGACAAAAAGATCAATGA AGTCCAGCAGTTGTTCATGGAATTGTTGTctaacagcaggcagctgcGGTGGTTGTCCTGTAGTTTCATGCTGGGTCTGGTGACTCCCTGCTCCTTGGCCTGCCTGTCAAATCCTTCAGCCGAGACCCTGCAGCACCTCAGTTTACTGGACCACCAGCTGG GTCCCCTCATCTCGCCATCAGAGTTGGATCGTCTGTCTAATCTTCATTCTCTGGCTCTGGATTTCTCTGATTTGACATCTGAGCTTTGTGGTCTGCTGGCATCTCCACGCCGAACTCCACTGCATCGCATCTCCCTGCTGCTCAATGGCGCCGCCCTGGAGTTCAAACCATTAGAAGGGACCGCTACAGAGGACGATTGGAAGGCACTG ATTCGTGTTAGTGCCAACCTGCGAGTGTACATCATGGCCCTGGAGGTCAACAGCTCAGAGCTCCTCAGGGTCCTAAAGCCTAGCCTTCCTCTGGAGCGCCTCCACCTCGACAGTTACAGCACACTGGTGACTGACGCCACATTGGAGCTCATTTCCCAGCAGTACAACAAGACGCTAACTCACTTCCTGCTCCTGAGGGATGACCCCGACTTCCCTGACCTCAGCATCAATCGGAACGAAGACCCGTTGGTCCTCTTGGCATGGAGATGTACTCAGCTGGCTGTACTGGTGATACATG GTTACACTGTTTGGGCCCATAATTTGGTGGCCATCTCTCGGCTGCGTGGCTCCAACCTTCGCGTCCTGACCATCTCTGAGGAGAGCATCGACTTTGATCCGGACCAGGCAGTGTGCATGGATGGCGACCCGGTCCATAACCTGGTCAAGGAGGTTTCTCTGGGCCTCGCCCGTGTCTGGCACCCTTGCCTGGATTCCAGCCTGGTTTTGTCCGAACCCACCCATCACTTCCACCATGAGCTGCACTCCTTCAGCATGGGCATGTAG